Part of the Echeneis naucrates chromosome 1, fEcheNa1.1, whole genome shotgun sequence genome, TCTGGGCGACAACATAAGCCAACCGGGCCTCAACACCTGGTGTCAAAACTGCATTTTGGACTCTCCGGCCCCAATTTGTAcgaggagaaaaacacagatcaCCATCTCACTGTACAACGGATGTGTGTTGAGCCCAGTCCTGTTCAGCCTGCTCATCCAAGACCATTGTATTTAGTTTAGGAAAAGTCATATCATGAAGTATCGTGGTGGGGCTGATTCAAAGTAACGAGGAGGAGGGCTATGGAGAGGAGGTGAGAATCCACATCCAAAGaagtacctgtgtgtgtgcttaagTAGCTTCTGTTTGTGGCAGAGGATGGACACGATGTCATGTTTGGAGCCTTGGCTTCTCTCCAGGGTCACTGCCCAAAGGTCAGATGTCAGAGTTTTCTGGGCTACCATGGCCACCAAGCCTTTTTTCACCTTCAgcctagaaacacacacacacacacacacacaatgtaaagCCACAGATTGTGTACAAACGGGGTCTTGTGCTGACATCACTGTGTACTCACCTTATAACAACAGACTCAGCACTGCAGTTGGCTCGCAGACTCAcagacactctgattggctgtccaATCAGCACTGGACCTTGGTGGTAGTGAATCACAACGTGAGAGCCAATGGcaagctcctcctcctcctcctgcccggTCATACAGGCCTCATCTTTGATCGCGCCTCTTTCTCTgccatcttcctctctcagcGTCACAGCTTTGATGTGGAAAAGCTGCCTCTGGGACTGAGCCACTCTTTCCTCCACACATCTGCACAGATGTTCAGGAAATGGTTGGCGGATgttgagaaaaatgaaagaaagaagtcTCTACATGTTATTTCTCTTCGTAACGTACCCTGTCGCTGTGTCAAAGGAGGAGTAGTACAGCTGGATTTGGTTTCTCCTGGGGCCCCTCGGAGACCTGAGGGCCTGTGGGACGTCCCTGTCAAAAGCTGGATGGTATCTGGAGAGAGACAAAGCATGTTCGTCAAACAGCACCATCACCTGAAGCCcacacaggaaaacaataaTCACAGCCTGTTAGGTTCAGTACGTGGGAGTCTCGATGAAGCAGCATCACATGAGGACACTCAATACTCGACTGTAACACACACGGATTATTTCATTCTCAGGTCATTTGtacatttgcattattttttcaATCAGCACTGTGAATTGTGCTATATTTTTTAtactaaatattttatattttattctaatcacacactctctctctctctcttttccctcttattttgtatttttacatttatatttttatatcgCTTGCATTTCTGACAGTGAAGTGAACTGGAGTCAAAGtccttgtttgtgtgcactAACTTGGCCATTAAAGATGATTCTGATTCAGATTAGCCAACCTGTGGCTATAACGGAGCAGGTCCCTGAACCCAAAACCCACCCAGCACACCACAGCCTGGACTGGGGgcgagagcagcagcagcagactatATTCGGCTCTCCCTCTACTGTCAAGATCAAACCATACACTATAAGTCTGTTATGATTTAGTGCTATATAAATTAATGTAATTTGATTTGGTTCATGTGAGTTCAGTGACTCAACCTATGGAGGAATAAACTTTAATGCCTCACCTCAGTGGAGGAAGAGTCACACGCTGCTGGCTGACAGAGTCTCCATGTAGATGTCTGCCTCGCTGCCGCTCCCGCCTCAGGATGCGGCTCTGAGGGTAGCTGCTGCTGAGCCTCTTCCCCAAGTCATGATGTGATTGGTTGGCTCGTTGGTCCTTGAACCAGTCGCTTGGTAGCGTCAGAGTCGCCACACACAGCCCCAGAGGAGGCTGGgaaaccagagagagaggagcaggggGACAGGTGAGATGCAGGAGTGTGGGAGGTAACAAGGAGACAGGATTTGGCCTCACCTGGGTAATACACCACGCTTTGTGCTCCTCCGTCTCCTTAAAGGCGTGCAAGGTGATGCAGGTGCTCCTGGTGTCGCCCTGCTTGTGGAACAGTGTCCTCACCCTGAACCGGCTCTGCCCTCCCtcatccctctctgtctccacatgTTCTGAGAGCAGGtaggcagacagagagggggagggggggaggacaCTCTCTGGTATGAGCTGTGGAGGGACACACAGGTTCGAGCTGTTAGCTTTGGACAGCTGGCAAACATTTAACCCACCGACAGATTGAGCCAGTGCTCTTCCTCTTACCTGTGTGGCTGAATGGGGGCCAAATGAAGCCTGGATGGCCGGTCTGGGACCCCAGCCTCCAGGGGGCACCACGAAGAGGCTctgggagaaggagaaagggcTGGAGTTGGAGAACAGAGGGCCAAGCTCCCCCTGGGACAGAGGGAGAAACTGCCAGGGAGGAGGGGCGACGGACATGTGGACTGGCAGGGAGAGCGGCAGAGGAGGCTGAAGGTGGGATGGAGGGGCTGAAGGTGGAAAATGGGACACGAGGAGGGGGTGTGAACCacattagtttttctttttaatttaactgaGTTGACTTCATTGGACTTCACCTGCTGTGTTGATGCAATATTCAAACTGCTCAATAGGTGGTGCACAGCACCTGCAAGAAACTCAAAACATCCCAAGAGGCAGCTGTGCAGAATAATTCCTACAATCAGCTTTgttcgacacacacacaggcgacGGGGGTCGGTGTGTCTGTATAGCTTGCAGAGTGTTTGGaatcaaatgtgttttaatttgatttgttgaaGTGGATGAGTTGGTGCACACTCTGCCGTGCTGGACTAGTGATCGTTTTATGTTGttcaaaaataaagagaataaatCCGGCATTCATGCTGCAAacattgtatttttgttgttgtttgctttgaaTAAGGTTGTTTGATTATCTGGATTATCATATAAGTATAAGTTTTTGGTTAATTTGACTATtggttaatgtttttgtttgaaggcactgagcagcacacagctgaatttatttttaaaggtaGACCGGAAGGACAAGAGAGACACCATTGTCCTCTTGCTCACCTGCAATAAGAGTTCACTTTCACCTGCTCTGGACTTTATCCCGATTGgctggtacagtctgtcagtcgcacagcagccacagccaTTAATCCATTCCCCTGCTATCTGCTCAATGTCCCTCTAAATGGGACCTTCCTTTAAAAAATGCACATCATGTTGTATTCAAGACTTTCAACTAGAGCCTAAGACTATAAattcagcaggaaaacatttacagagctGACAAatcaagagagaaagaaggacaTCCTCCCTTCCACTTCAAAACAATCTGACCTCTGTTCACAAACAGTGGCgccgccccctgatggtcataaGATGGAATACAGGTTTGTGGCTGTTACTGTGACACCTTGATTTTTCAGACCCAAAGTTCAGGCCCCAGTTTAGAGACCTCTTTGTCTCATGGGCATTGTCCTCTCTTAGCTCTAAATGTGTTTGGATAGAAACCAGGTTTATTCAGCTCACGGTCAAACACAGTGTGAACCTACCTGCAATCAGGATCCAGAGGAGCAGAAGCATGGGATGTCCTCTCCTGCTCCACCGCAAACCAGACCAACGGACACCTGCCATCACCTGAAACCAGATGTAACACCTGCAGCAGACGTCCTGGAGAAACACTCAGAACCAGCCATGTTTATCAACAAATCCAGGAAGATCTCCAGGCTAACTTAGTTAATTAACCTGCTGATGAATACCATGTTATGTTTGAGGAAAATTTTCTCAGTCTCAACATAAGCTGCAAAAAGTGTAGTGTAGTGAAGTGAGAAAGAAGGGAGGTCACACAGGTCACAATCTGAGTTACTGTGTTACAATCAACTATAGTGAGCTTattaaaacaaatctgattcTGGGACTTTGTCTTTACACTGGCAAGTTTTCCGACTTTTGTCTTGGTAACAAGATATACATAATATACATAAATGTAGATGTTACATAAGAAATCTACTGGAAATTGGAGcggtttcattcattcattcaatcatcttctactgctcattCAATTTAGAGGAAATATTATAAACTGGTCAATTTTAAATGCCATATGTTAAGACAAGATCAAAGGTGCGACTGAAATGGTGAGTAGGTTCCTTCACATGGTGAGAAAACCCAATTTAGTTCTAAATGTAGCTCTGGCAGAAACTCTGAGTGAGGACCAGGTGGACGATATGCAGTAACTAACAGaacagttttttcagttttcctgtttGAATGGGAGAGACTGAGGGTAAGACTTTCAAAAGATCTATAACCAAAGTGTGGCGTAGGATTGAATAATAAACTGGATTGAGATATCACAGCCACCCATCCTCCTCGGCTTGTGGTATGAGGAATGTGAGAGCTAACCCGAGTGAGGGGTGTCGATTCATACATACTAAAGCACTCATCCTCCTGCTGCCATGTTTCTGTGATATAAAATATAGCAATAagatcatttatcatttatcaccTAACGAGCAGGCATTTGGATGATAGCGATCTAATATTCAGTACTCCATCAGTTTAGGAGGTCGGGGAACAGACACATTGGTTCTGTTCTACTCTGGCAGGTAACCGCtctgaatgagctgcagagaAGCGTGCTAAACTGCGACTCTGCCTGCTGGTCCAGACTCAGGAATGTCATGGTTGTAAATGCCATATATTCCATTTTTGTATGGGAagaaatgatttgatttttgtgatcaagggtcaaaggtcatgtttTTGTCTCAAATTCACTATTAATTCAGTAATTATGGcacaatttcatttgaatgtctTCAAAGATAGAATGACGTGATCACATTTTGTATCGAAAAGGTCAAATGTTAACTTCCCTGTGACATCATAACACTAAAAACGCCTGTGGCCAGGGCCGGATAGACACCTGCAGTCAGAGGATACTGATTGAACAGGAAATAGAACAGgaatcatttatttcttttgtatgactgaaaaaaaaagaccaataaaCAGCTGGATAAAGGTTAaaggtctctctctctttctctgtcttttcagaGAGACACAAACTCAGGGACACACACGTCAACAGGAGGAACAGAttcatttcagatatttcaCCCAATCAGAGACGGAGTAGCAgaacacgcacaaacacacgactgcacacatgcacacacacacacacacatgcacactcacctGTATCAGTGCATCTGAACAGCAGTTACATGTTTCTTTTGTCCAACCAACAAACTGAAGATAGTGTTGTCAGTCTGTTGTTCTAAAGCTCTCCCTCAccaccccccttcctctctcctctctctccctccctatctcaccttctccctctctctccccagatttatgtatttaaataatCCCCCCTCTTatgcccctcctccctctcctcttaaCTTGTAATTTTTTCTCATGCATTTTCCTTCtcgtttctgtgtgtgtgtgagagagagagggacggCCGATGTCCTCCAAAGCCAAGGCTTTCCATTCTGTCAAGGAAGGACAGAACAGCTTTCCACCTGTCCTGACCTGTCTTTATCTATCTccacttctttctttctgtctctagCTGCTTCTGTCTATCTCTACCTGTCCCTACCTGTCCCTACCTGTTTCTACCATCCCTACCTGTCCCTACCTGTCCCTACCTGTCCCTACCCATCCCTACCTGTCCCTACCTGTCCCTACCTGTCCCTACCTGTCCCTACCCATCCCTACCTGTCCCTACCTGTTTCTACCATCCCTACCTGTCCCTACGTGTCCCTATATGTCCCTACCCATCCCTACCTGTCCCTACCTGTCCCTACTGGTCCCTACCTGTCCCTACTGGTCCCTACCCGCCCTACCTGTCCCTACATGTTTCTACCTGTCCCTACCTGTCCCTACATGTTTCTACCCATCCCTACCCATCCCTACCCGTCCCTACCTGTCCCTACCTGTCCCTACATGTTTCTACCCATCCCTACCCGTCCCTACCTGTCCCTACATGTTTCTACCTGTCCCTGCCCATCCCTACCCATCCCTACCCGTCCCTACATGTTTCTACCTGTCCCTGCCCATCCCTACCCATCCCTACCCGTCCCTGCATGTTTCTACCTGTCCCTACATGTTTCTACATGCCTGCCTGTCTCCACCTGTTTCTGCCTGTCTCTACAGTAGTTCTGTTTCTACCTTTGGTATCATGGCATCTTGGTGGGGGGACGCAGGTTCCTGTCCACAGCAGGTTCATTGTCTTCCAGTAGAGGATATACATTTTGTCCTTATGTAAAGAACAGCATTTCATccttgcaaaaaataaaaattttattctgAAGCATTTTTCTGTCCAGAGGACTTTTTATGACTCTGTGTTTGCATCGGCCAACTTTTATGGTGttgtctgctggagcagcagcatcatggcTAGCAGAAAGGAAGCGACTGAACAAACTGGTGAAGAAACTGTCCTGGGCTGCAGCCTTGATTCTGTGGAGGTGATGGGGGGCAGGAGGGTGATGGCGAAGCTGTCATCAATCATTGACAATTTCTCCCACTCGCTACACCCGACTGTAAGATCACTGGGAAGCTCCATTAGTGACAGGCTTCTTCATGAAGGAGAGGGACTGCAGGTCCTTCCTCACCTCTGTCGTCAGACTTTATAATCAGCTCTGCTACTAATCGACCAATAACAACATATGTGCAATACCTTCCTTACCATCCCATCACCACAACACCAGATACGcagcatatttatttatcttgtgTAGGCATGTGTgccctgtatgtgtgtgtatgtgtatgtgtgtactgcCACTGTCAACGCTGTGAATTTCCCCACGGTGATAAATAAAgcaaatctaatctaatctaatgatGAGAAGAATATCTAACTGTATTATAACTATGACAGGGCCAATAGCAGCGTGGGCAGTGGCAACATATCAGCGtcaggtctcagtctgtctccaTGTGTGCTGTGCTGGCAGTGTTTGCTGTCCTCTGGGGCCGCAGCTGTGAGCTATGACGAGCTGATGTTGTAGACAGCCACCGTAATGGTAACGTGACTCAGTTTTCAGCACTTAGTCACTGCAGAAAAGATTCAGCTGTGGAAACAAAACGACTGAAGATGTTGTGTCATGCTCAGTTTTTGTCTCAGATTGTGACTGGTCGCCTTTCTATttgaaaataatagaaaaaaaatatgtttttcgtAGCTCTACAAAAATGATTGGACAGGATGTGGACAGACACACCTGTGCATGTCAAGTGTCTATGAGGAGAAGGGAGCTGCTGTCAGCCCCACTCTGTGTCAATCCCCAGTGGATAATCTGCAGCTGTAATCTGCTGTCATCTGTCATTGTTTCTCTGCTGGGACATTTGAAATGAGGCCAGATTATCATCTCATACACTCCAAAAGCTGACCTGAGAGAGGACGAGGAAAAAtaaacccacacacagagagagagagagatacacgGACAAACAgagtcatgcacacacacacacacatacgaagagacagagggagacacacatgctcacacgcacagagagtgagagacacacaagcagacacgCAGTTACACAGTACACAGTTTATCTTCTTTGCGGCTgcagctgttatttttttccctgaaagtcTGTTCAAACTCGCATTCACTACATTAAACTACATGCACCGATGATTTCTAATTCCAGACTGAAAAAGTGTCTTCTCACCAGTCATCAGGCTCCATTGATGTTGGTGCACGTGCTAACCTTCTCAGAATTTGTTGAACCTCATTTCTGAAAATGGCCCCAGGTCTCAGCACGGAGGCCTCAGCTGAACTTCAACCTCTAGAACTGAGACCCATCAACTTGACAACACAGAAGGTTAAACAGCTTGAATCCACAGGggaggaagcaggaagcagcacGTGTCAGTCTGCTTTACAACAACTCTGTGTTTCGTTTTTAGCGTTTAAATTGAGAGTTTGCCAAGTGAGAAAACTACAGTGGCTGACAAAGGTTAATAATGCCACAGTGACTCAAACTACTTCATGAGAAGAATTGCACTGCAGATTgagaaacaaccaaaaataacaaaacaacagagacaAGCAGCAAAAAGACGAAAAACACtgcatacataaaaaaaaacacacacacagaaagaaaaacataaaaaaaaaaaaacactacataTGCAGACCCATACAAACACAACGACCAAAATGTAGTTCATCACAAATTAAAGTGTCACAATCATCGTCATTTTAAGTGAGGATCATGAAAAACAACTGTGACCCTGAATGGAGGGCGTGACCattatttcttcttcacttCCATTAAAGATGACACCATCACAGCCATCACTGTCACCCTCCCTTTGATTTCACCACACAAGGAGATGACAAGAGAACTCAGTAGGAGGAGGGGAGGGCTGAGAGACACACGAGAGGATGACGAGGAAGTGAGAATGAGGAGGAGAAcgggagagagggggaagataTACAGGTTATGacagaaatatcacaaacaggaagttggtgTCAACGGCAGAGGAAACCAGATCTCTGCGCTCTGCAACCACCTTCGCCTCTCgctcacttctcctcctcctcacactgTCTCTCAGTCTCATCCTCAAATTTTCCATTCATGCACTTCAAACGCAACAAATCAGGTCAAACATGACGCTGATACTTTTATTGAAACTCAAAGGCTCAcaacattaaaagaaaagtcCACACAGTAAACGGTCCAACAGTGGGAATGTCGTAATGGTCTTTCTGATtagagaaacatttcatttatttcaaaatgcttAGCCCACTTCTGCCAGCACAGTCTTAGCTTAGCTTAGAACGAGGATTAGAAGACTGAGACGTTCCTTAAAGTACACCTGCTAGCATCTCCAAAGCTTTACGTGTTGTAAGTCATCTGTCAGCTGTGTGCAGTTATTTCAGTAGTAGGTCCAATGAGAACAACTGCTAAGGTGAACACAATGTTCAATGATTGAAATGTGGCTGTGTTACCCCGAATAAGATGCCGGTAAAGCATCACATTTTAATAAGTTACAAATGAGTTCAGCCAAAGGCGCACAACTGGTCCGTACCCTGCATCAGAAAAAGTACGGCTACCAACGCTAACACACTGTAACACTTTTAGACTGCTAACAATCTTAACAATGTTACAATGCTAACAATGCTAATTGGAGTTTAGATTCTGTATATTGAGAATGGGTCGGTTTTATTGTTCAGTTTGTTCATCAAGCAGAAGTGAACTTCCTGCACTGACATACGTATTGTGGGATGAAGATGCATCAGAAGTTGAAGTCACTGTTTCTGTTGGATGAAGGCTCTCTGCTGTCACTTACTGCCAGTCGCTCCAGAGCTGATTGGAGAACATACAGAACAAGCAGATTTACTataagactgtgtgtgtgtgtgtgtgtgtgtgtgtgtgtgtgtgtgtgtgcgtgtgttaccTGGATATGACAGCCTCTTCTCTCCATCGTTTTTAACTGTAGTTTTCCCTCGGTGATAAGACACTGACAGAGACAAATGTTTGAATCACATCAGAGGTTTCATCTTCAGTCTGCCGCTGTCCCCGTCCTTCCCACATTTTCTGACCTGTCCATTTGTCTCTGACTCACAGCTTTAAAATCAAGGCACTACCTTGATAGGCAGATTATtcctgattgtgtgtgtgtgtgtgtgtgagagactcaCCGCTGTGGCTCTGTGTGGGTCCGATCCAGCGACTCTGCCTCCGGTCCGACACTGAAAAGCACACAGTGATGAGGCAGGGCTGATGACTGCAGCGTTGTGCGTTTCACTTATGCTGGTCTCTCTGGCTCAAAACATTatgatgtgttttgatttgctgtgatctgttgtgttgtgttttttggtttgtgttgtatttcattGACTCTttcttgtgctttcttttttctcgtTTCCAGCTCAGTAAGAATTGATTGCGTACCAAAAAGTTGACACGTGCACTTGTCtgttgtacatgtgtgtgtgtgtgtgtgcactcacatCTCTTCTGCAGGGCCTTGACTGCTGGTCTGGTGAAGCGGATCAgtaggagcagcagcagcaccaagcAGAGCAGTGCAGTCACCACTTTGTAGGCGTTCAACTGCGCCTTAAGATTCGGCTTctctggatacacacacacagatgtagtTTTTCTGTAAGCTTGGTCTGTGCAGCCTGTGGTGGAGCTCTGAGGCAGTGTGGTGgttaatgtgaaaaatgcaaaggacacacactgatacacactcagacacacacagtagacTCACTCTTGCATTTCACTGACAGCATCTCACAGCCGTCTGCTGGCTCTGTCCCCCCGTCAGTGATGAGATTACCCCTCTGGTGGGTGTTGAATGTGACCCAGGTGGGCTCACCTTCACAGTCGTTCTTGTTCTGACACACGTCTGCTAGATGAGTCTTgacctctgagctgctgcagacgaGCTCGTTGTAGGTGGAGTTGAAACGGAGGATCACGTCCCCAGCACACTGACCGCCACGCTTCCAGCTGACTGTGAGGAAGCCTGGCTTGCGTGCAGGGCTGCAGGGTttgggtgtggggggggctgTTGGTGTAGGATTTGAGCAGGAACACagggtggtggtgctggtgttTGGAGAGAGGCTGTCGTCCTGTATGGTGACCGCTTTACTTGTTCCTGCGTCAGCCTCAGAGAGACCCATGACGGTTACTATGAAGATCAATGCAGATAACAACACACTGGATCAAAAAACCAACAGGTCTGGATTTGACCAAGctcatgaatgaaaacagcatttacaCAAAAAACAGTTTGGGTTCAGTGGAACTTAAGACACAATCatgagacaaaacacaacaatgcgTCATTCATCTGATTCAAGCACGATCTATAATcaatttaaaatctattttaaccTCGAAACCCTTCATTCAGCAACAGccagcacattttaaaaattcattcataAGCAGTTCCCTTAAGAAGGAATCTTCCAACATCATTCATGACAGCCAAATCAATCCAGGGCCCAAATTAGAATAaggtttgattgattgatttgagtgatatttcctctttgtgtgaTCAAATGTCATGAGAAGTCATTTTTTGAAGCAGCTCTCCAAGCGCAGGAGCCCTTTATGATGCCATTAACAGCTTGAAAATAGTAAATAAAGTTCTCAACTGTTCCCGTCTGGATTTGTGCTgttcaattcaaattaaattctttGATGTGTTCTGTGCAGTGTTCTTTGATGAAGTCCGTTGTGATTTTGGCTGCTTTAGTTTTTGAAACCGAAAGAGTTGACTTATCTGTGAGAGGATCCAGTCAAAAATTAAAGTCAGCCCCTATTAAAATATTTTGCCATCCTGCTGAAACCTTCTAGAAAAAATCTGGAAAAATTACGAAAAATTATGATCGGGTGCGAATAACTTTAGTAAGTTGAATAAATCGGACAATTCGCTGAAACACATCAGCCCAGTGTGTCAACAGTTGTCACAGGGCTGttgttatttattaaaaacagcCTCTCCCCTGGCTTTAGAGTTAGATGTTCAACACATTCCTTCCTCAGTTTCTTACGCTCCTGCAGGGTCAGGTGGGTTTCTTGTATAAAGGCAACTTTTTCTAATGTGTTTAATCCATCCACATTGAAGCTCATGAATTTCACGATTTGACCCCCTTCATGAGATAAATATATCCCACACAACCAAGTAGAAAAAACTAAAGCACCATATAGAAAACTATGAGGAACTATTCTTGAACACTGAACCTTCAAACTGGGCTGTGCACTTTGCCCCTATCAGTAGTATTCAGTCAGTCGGCTTAGTCTGTAATCAGTCTCAGTCAAATGCAAACCAGCAGAAACCTACGCTGGTGACCTAAATTATTCAGTGTCGTTAACATCAGCGTTAAACTGGAGCGTGGTTGGTCTCACAGACTGTGGCTGTTTGTTCGCCTGAAAAATGACACAGGAACGCTGCTGCTTCCTTTGCTGTGTTGAAGAGTGTCCTTTTCCCGCCAGAGGAACATGACCCTCAGGTGGACGGTGTGCCAGAGCAAGGTACGCTCGCTCATTATCAGTGTCTGTGT contains:
- the cd5 gene encoding uncharacterized protein cd5, which encodes MLLPGCDQPSCSVMDRSTVTVSALLLLTAVTVMGLSEADAGTSKAVTIQDDSLSPNTSTTTLCSCSNPTPTAPPTPKPCSPARKPGFLTVSWKRGGQCAGDVILRFNSTYNELVCSSSEVKTHLADVCQNKNDCEGEPTWVTFNTHQRGNLITDGGTEPADGCEMLSVKCKKKPNLKAQLNAYKVVTALLCLVLLLLLLIRFTRPAVKALQKRLSDRRQSRWIGPTQSHSVSYHRGKTTVKNDGEKRLSYPALERLAVSDSREPSSNRNSDFNF